A genomic window from Vitis riparia cultivar Riparia Gloire de Montpellier isolate 1030 chromosome 16, EGFV_Vit.rip_1.0, whole genome shotgun sequence includes:
- the LOC117934180 gene encoding traB domain-containing protein isoform X1, whose product METLASTFPIFTANPNFHTTKPSKPSKVSVSIKPPPPDFDFRAQILEDSRATIAQTHPQLLDLADNGSLVVIEKRLFGPVPAWRTEFVEPEEIWLLGTTHISSFSAADVERVVEVVNPDNVVVELCRSRAGIMYTSNHGELNQQLRSSMFSLTGTGFFGAIGRSINLGGQTALALRLLLAVFSSKISSDVNRPFGDEFRAARKASEKVGAQIVLGDRPIEITLERAWNSLEWNERLSLVISVIRGITSSELSTNEMKGLSTDDSTFQLYDQLSVAYPSLLQPLIHERDTYLAWSLKRSKAVNGGKRVVGVIGKGHMNGVIYALVSDQGNLRFRDLVGKRSSGDGANGWVDSLLKNLVRDTVIGILLWALFEQIKTVL is encoded by the exons ATGGAAACCTTAGCCTCTACCTTCCCTATTTTCACCGCAAATCCAAATTTTCATACCACCAAACCCTCAAAACCCTCTAAAGTTTCTGTTTCAATCAAGCCTCCACCGCCGGACTTCGACTTCAGAGCCCAAATTCTCGAAGACTCTCGAGCCACAATCGCTCAAACCCATCCTCAACTGCTTGACTTGGCCGATAATGGCAGTTTAGTTGTGATCGAAAAGAGGCTCTTCGGCCCCGTGCCTGCCTGGAGGACCGAGTTCGTGGAGCCGGAAGAGATTTGGTTGCTCGGAACCACGCATATTTCGAGCTTCTCGGCTGCGGATGTGGAGCGCGTCGTGGAGGTGGTGAATCCTGATAATGTGGTGGTGGAGCTCTGTAGAAGCAG AGCTGGTATAATGTATACTTCCAATCATGGAGAGCTTAACCAACAATTAAGGTCGAGTATGTTCTCTTTGACTGGGACTGGATTTTTTGGTGCCATTGGTCGTAGCATAAACTTGG GGGGTCAAACTGCTCTTGCATTACGTCTTCTTTTGGcagttttttcttcaaaaatctcttcAGATGTCAACCGCCCTTTTGGAGATGAG TTCCGTGCTGCTCGAAAAGCATCAGAAAAAGTTGGTGCTCAAATAGTTTTGGGGGATCGACCAATTGAAATTACT CTTGAGAGGGCTTGGAATTCTTTGGAATGGAATGAGAGACTAAGCCTAGTGATCTCTGTTATTCGTGGAATAACATCATCTGAACTGTCAACAAACGAGATGAAG GGATTGAGTACAGACGACAGCACCTTTCAGCTCTATGATCAGTTAAGCGTGGCATATCCATCGCTTCTGCAGCCTCTTATACATGAGCGTGACACG TATCTTGCATGGTCTTTGAAGCGGAGCAAAGCCGTGAATGGCGGTAAGAGAGTTGTGGGGGTCATCGGAAAGGGCCATATGAACGGAGTCATATATGCTCTAGTGTCAGATCAAGGGAACTTGCGGTTTCGGGACCTTGTGGGAAAGAGGTCATCTGGTGATGGTGCTAATGGCTGGGTTGATTCCCTTCTCAAGAACTTGGTTAGGGATACTGTAATTGGTATCCTGTTGTGGGCATTATTTGAACAGATAAAAACCGTGTTATAA
- the LOC117933327 gene encoding two-component response regulator ARR1-like — MDNEINRPNQQSHKTITSAAGVNVMVVDDDVICLSIVAGILRTWRYQVVTVKNPLDALATLRSGSHFFHLVVTDVHMPELDGFEFQKKVQEEFQLPVVMMSADDKESSMLKGLEAGAAFYIVKPVNYDDLKNIWQYAVGPRKDNSVDMQDVGPAPEEESPVEKTPDDPVDIESVSSVNEVNQSKRDPKKKASKRVIEDSGKENSDAVSPKRTKVVWTTALHTRFLEAVRKIGLERAVPKRILELMNMPGLTRENVASHLQKYRIFLRRVAEANNSTGSSTGKSIAERTLRSSFATGHPSLLISALQQGFPQLLNQQLVGSFLQPGFPGNIQINDPTLRGAIFPNQQASSSNPRPQLGHGQGHSMNNQAYLQQQPFGNTNALPEANGGVMNGANPMQMNQQQTQARSELVPNAMSNNNFTVFEGSGNIHGVQNMESFNNSHLPPNFDCNNNIAGSGPMGLSNGFNGNYGSITGNINGNLALSESVNSGYYAQGAYSSVGLRSTNQPPTRFSNITQQNNNPMLLPSLSLLQQNDLGNGGGDNSYLLDHLMNTTAPMESVSPLQFAESELDELFQGHLNNLHNNEQQVGEEVQSHGYSINQNPVENNPPENQPSSNQIESGVEIMGYVGNGIDQLDDYFLSFEPQNPNQQQGGGDFQETGPYHGYPNVNPAWNQASHNFKLDRASGVEQMGINNDIVDSMFGRGMYYMYQLFLHMVCWDSLFSYIVYSNAGTSCSRRIARSEAGILKSWNQDQ; from the exons aTGGACAATGAGATAAATAGACCAAACCAGCAGTCTCACAAGACCATAACCTCTGCTGCTGGCGTAAATGTTATGGTTGTAGATGATGATGTTATATGTCTCTCAATAGTTGCAGGAATTCTTAGAACATGGAGATATCAAG TTGTGACTGTTAAAAACCCCCTAGACGCTTTGGCTACACTTCGATCGGGGAGTCATTTCTTCCACCTTGTAGTAACGGATGTGCACATGCCTGAGTTGGAtggatttgaatttcaaaagaaaGTCCAGGAAGAATTCCAGCTCCCTGTAGTCA TGATGTCTGCTGATGACAAAGAAAGTTCCATGTTGAAGGGTTTAGAGGCTGGAGCTGCATTTTACATTGTGAAGCCTGTGAACTATGATGACCTTAAGAACATATGGCAATATGCTGTTGGTCCAAGGAAAGATAATTCTGTTGACATGCAGGATGTTGGACCTGCTCCAGAGGAGGAATCGCCAGTTGAGAAAACACCTGATGATCCTGTCGATATAGAGTCTGTATCATCAGTAAATGAAGTGAACCAGAGTAAGAGAGATCCCAAGAAAAAGGCCTCCAAAAGGGTTATTGAAGACAGCGGAAAAGAGAACAGTGATGCTGTTTCACCCAAAAGGACAAAGGTCGTATGGACAACTGCGCTTCATACCCGATTCTTGGAAGCTGTAAGAAAAATAGGCCTTGAAA GGGCTGTTCCCAAGAGGATTCTTGAGCTCATGAACATGCCAGGATTAACTAGGGAAAATGTGGCTAGCCATCTTCAG AAGTACAGAATCTTTCTGCGACGCGTAGCTGAAGCAAACAACTCTACTGGGAGTAGCACAGGAAAGAGCATCGCGGAAAGAACTCTAAGATCGAGCTTTGCCACCGGACACCCATCACTGTTGATTAGTGCTCTCCAGCAAGGGTTCCCACAGCTTCTGAACCAGCAACTAGTAGGATCATTCCTGCAACCAGGATTCCCAGGAAATATCCAGATTAATGATCCCACCCTTAGAGGAGCAATTTTCCCTAATCAGCAAGCTTCAAGCAGTAACCCTAGACCTCAACTTGGACATGGACAGGGACATTCAATGAACAATCAAGCTTATTTGCAGCAACAACCTTTTGGCAACACTAATGCTCTCCCCGAAGCCAATGGTGGAGTTATGAATGGTGCAAATCCAATGCAAATGAACCAACAGCAAACTCAAGCAAGATCAGAACTTGTTCCAAATGCCATGTCTAACAACAACTTCACCGTCTTTGAGGGTTCTGGAAACATTCATGGGGTACAAAACATGGAATCTTTCAACAATTCACATCTGCCCCCAAATTTTGACTGCAACAACAATATTGCTGGCTCAGGCCCAATGGGATTGTCAAATGGTTTTAATGGCAACTATGGCTCAATCACTGGGAACATTAACGGAAATCTTGCATTGTCGGAGAGTGTGAATTCTGGTTATTATGCTCAAGGAGCATATTCTTCTGTAGGGTTAAGGAGCACGAACCAACCTCCAACAAGGTTCTCTAATATAACCCAACAGAACAATAATCCAATGCTGCTGCCTTCACTGTCACTGCTGCAACAGAATGATCTTGGGAATGGAGGAGGAGACAATAGCTATTTGCTTGATCATCTGATGAATACTACTGCTCCCATGGAGAGCGTTTCTCCCCTTCAATTTGCTGAAAGTGAACTCGATGAACTTTTCCAAGGTCATCTCAACAATCTACATAATAATGAG CAACAAGTTGGGGAAGAAGTTCAGAGCCATGGCTATTCTATCAACCAGAATCCTGTGGAAAATAACCCTCCTGAGAACCAACCATCCTCCAACCAG ATAGAATCTGGTGTAGAGATAATGGGCTATGTCGGCAATGGTATTGATCAGTTGGATGACTATTTTCTGAGCTTTGAACCACAAAACCCGAATCAG CAACAAGGAGGTGGAGACTTCCAGGAAACTGGACCCTACCATGGCTATCCAAATGTGAATCCAGCCTGGAACCAGGCAAGCCATAATTTTAAGCTTGATCGTGCTTCTGGAGTAGAACAAATG GGTATAAACAATGACATCGTGGATTCCATGTTTGGTCGTGGCAT GTACTACATGTACCAGCTGTTTTTACATATGGTCTGCTGGGACAGCTTGTTTAGTTACATTGTATATAGTAATGCTGGGACTTCTTGCAGCCGCAGAA TTGCTCGATCTGAAGCTGGGATTCTAAAATCTTGGAACCAGGATCAATGA
- the LOC117934180 gene encoding traB domain-containing protein isoform X3: MYTSNHGELNQQLRSSMFSLTGTGFFGAIGRSINLGGQTALALRLLLAVFSSKISSDVNRPFGDEFRAARKASEKVGAQIVLGDRPIEITLERAWNSLEWNERLSLVISVIRGITSSELSTNEMKGLSTDDSTFQLYDQLSVAYPSLLQPLIHERDTYLAWSLKRSKAVNGGKRVVGVIGKGHMNGVIYALVSDQGNLRFRDLVGKRSSGDGANGWVDSLLKNLVRDTVIGILLWALFEQIKTVL, from the exons ATGTATACTTCCAATCATGGAGAGCTTAACCAACAATTAAGGTCGAGTATGTTCTCTTTGACTGGGACTGGATTTTTTGGTGCCATTGGTCGTAGCATAAACTTGG GGGGTCAAACTGCTCTTGCATTACGTCTTCTTTTGGcagttttttcttcaaaaatctcttcAGATGTCAACCGCCCTTTTGGAGATGAG TTCCGTGCTGCTCGAAAAGCATCAGAAAAAGTTGGTGCTCAAATAGTTTTGGGGGATCGACCAATTGAAATTACT CTTGAGAGGGCTTGGAATTCTTTGGAATGGAATGAGAGACTAAGCCTAGTGATCTCTGTTATTCGTGGAATAACATCATCTGAACTGTCAACAAACGAGATGAAG GGATTGAGTACAGACGACAGCACCTTTCAGCTCTATGATCAGTTAAGCGTGGCATATCCATCGCTTCTGCAGCCTCTTATACATGAGCGTGACACG TATCTTGCATGGTCTTTGAAGCGGAGCAAAGCCGTGAATGGCGGTAAGAGAGTTGTGGGGGTCATCGGAAAGGGCCATATGAACGGAGTCATATATGCTCTAGTGTCAGATCAAGGGAACTTGCGGTTTCGGGACCTTGTGGGAAAGAGGTCATCTGGTGATGGTGCTAATGGCTGGGTTGATTCCCTTCTCAAGAACTTGGTTAGGGATACTGTAATTGGTATCCTGTTGTGGGCATTATTTGAACAGATAAAAACCGTGTTATAA
- the LOC117934180 gene encoding traB domain-containing protein isoform X2 — protein MWWWSSVEAEFIFRAGIMYTSNHGELNQQLRSSMFSLTGTGFFGAIGRSINLGGQTALALRLLLAVFSSKISSDVNRPFGDEFRAARKASEKVGAQIVLGDRPIEITLERAWNSLEWNERLSLVISVIRGITSSELSTNEMKGLSTDDSTFQLYDQLSVAYPSLLQPLIHERDTYLAWSLKRSKAVNGGKRVVGVIGKGHMNGVIYALVSDQGNLRFRDLVGKRSSGDGANGWVDSLLKNLVRDTVIGILLWALFEQIKTVL, from the exons ATGTGGTGGTGGAGCTCTGTAGAAGCAG AGTTCATTTTCAGAGCTGGTATAATGTATACTTCCAATCATGGAGAGCTTAACCAACAATTAAGGTCGAGTATGTTCTCTTTGACTGGGACTGGATTTTTTGGTGCCATTGGTCGTAGCATAAACTTGG GGGGTCAAACTGCTCTTGCATTACGTCTTCTTTTGGcagttttttcttcaaaaatctcttcAGATGTCAACCGCCCTTTTGGAGATGAG TTCCGTGCTGCTCGAAAAGCATCAGAAAAAGTTGGTGCTCAAATAGTTTTGGGGGATCGACCAATTGAAATTACT CTTGAGAGGGCTTGGAATTCTTTGGAATGGAATGAGAGACTAAGCCTAGTGATCTCTGTTATTCGTGGAATAACATCATCTGAACTGTCAACAAACGAGATGAAG GGATTGAGTACAGACGACAGCACCTTTCAGCTCTATGATCAGTTAAGCGTGGCATATCCATCGCTTCTGCAGCCTCTTATACATGAGCGTGACACG TATCTTGCATGGTCTTTGAAGCGGAGCAAAGCCGTGAATGGCGGTAAGAGAGTTGTGGGGGTCATCGGAAAGGGCCATATGAACGGAGTCATATATGCTCTAGTGTCAGATCAAGGGAACTTGCGGTTTCGGGACCTTGTGGGAAAGAGGTCATCTGGTGATGGTGCTAATGGCTGGGTTGATTCCCTTCTCAAGAACTTGGTTAGGGATACTGTAATTGGTATCCTGTTGTGGGCATTATTTGAACAGATAAAAACCGTGTTATAA
- the LOC117934180 gene encoding traB domain-containing protein isoform X4, which yields METLASTFPIFTANPNFHTTKPSKPSKVSVSIKPPPPDFDFRAQILEDSRATIAQTHPQLLDLADNGSLVVIEKRLFGPVPAWRTEFVEPEEIWLLGTTHISSFSAADVERVVEVVNPDNVVVELCRSRQVPSLVNGAGIMYTSNHGELNQQLRSSMFSLTGTGFFGAIGRSINLGGQTALALRLLLAVFSSKISSDVNRPFGDEFRAARKASEKVGAQIVLGDRPIEITLERAWNSLEWNERLSLVISVIRGITSSELSTNEMKGLSTDDSTFQLYDQLSVAYPSLLQPLIHERDTYLAWSLKRSKAVNGGKRVVGVIGKGHMNGVIYALVSDQGNLRFRDLVGKRSSGDGANGWVDSLLKNLVRDTVIGILLWALFEQIKTVL from the exons ATGGAAACCTTAGCCTCTACCTTCCCTATTTTCACCGCAAATCCAAATTTTCATACCACCAAACCCTCAAAACCCTCTAAAGTTTCTGTTTCAATCAAGCCTCCACCGCCGGACTTCGACTTCAGAGCCCAAATTCTCGAAGACTCTCGAGCCACAATCGCTCAAACCCATCCTCAACTGCTTGACTTGGCCGATAATGGCAGTTTAGTTGTGATCGAAAAGAGGCTCTTCGGCCCCGTGCCTGCCTGGAGGACCGAGTTCGTGGAGCCGGAAGAGATTTGGTTGCTCGGAACCACGCATATTTCGAGCTTCTCGGCTGCGGATGTGGAGCGCGTCGTGGAGGTGGTGAATCCTGATAATGTGGTGGTGGAGCTCTGTAGAAGCAGGCAAGTGCCGTCTTTGGTTAATGG AGCTGGTATAATGTATACTTCCAATCATGGAGAGCTTAACCAACAATTAAGGTCGAGTATGTTCTCTTTGACTGGGACTGGATTTTTTGGTGCCATTGGTCGTAGCATAAACTTGG GGGGTCAAACTGCTCTTGCATTACGTCTTCTTTTGGcagttttttcttcaaaaatctcttcAGATGTCAACCGCCCTTTTGGAGATGAG TTCCGTGCTGCTCGAAAAGCATCAGAAAAAGTTGGTGCTCAAATAGTTTTGGGGGATCGACCAATTGAAATTACT CTTGAGAGGGCTTGGAATTCTTTGGAATGGAATGAGAGACTAAGCCTAGTGATCTCTGTTATTCGTGGAATAACATCATCTGAACTGTCAACAAACGAGATGAAG GGATTGAGTACAGACGACAGCACCTTTCAGCTCTATGATCAGTTAAGCGTGGCATATCCATCGCTTCTGCAGCCTCTTATACATGAGCGTGACACG TATCTTGCATGGTCTTTGAAGCGGAGCAAAGCCGTGAATGGCGGTAAGAGAGTTGTGGGGGTCATCGGAAAGGGCCATATGAACGGAGTCATATATGCTCTAGTGTCAGATCAAGGGAACTTGCGGTTTCGGGACCTTGTGGGAAAGAGGTCATCTGGTGATGGTGCTAATGGCTGGGTTGATTCCCTTCTCAAGAACTTGGTTAGGGATACTGTAATTGGTATCCTGTTGTGGGCATTATTTGAACAGATAAAAACCGTGTTATAA